Genomic DNA from Candidatus Binataceae bacterium:
CGCCGCGGAAACGGCGCGGCACAGCTGTCGGGCCGACATCGGGTTGACCGGATCGAGCCCGGGAAACAGCCAGCCCCGCGGCTGCGCGACCTGCCGCCAGTCGCGCAGCAACTCCAGCAGTTGCGGCGAGAGCATGACGAAGCGATCC
This window encodes:
- a CDS encoding tyrosine-type recombinase/integrase, producing the protein DRFVMLSPQLLELLRDWRQVAQPRGWLFPGLDPVNPMSARQLCRAVSAAARAAGIAKRVSPHTLRHSFATHLLEQNVDIRVIQVLLRTATYYSSTA